A genomic region of Azoarcus sp. KH32C contains the following coding sequences:
- a CDS encoding response regulator, giving the protein MTRIYVVEDSPSQAAVMRHLLVQAGYEVEVFGNGRAALDALNGQPDLILSDIAMPVMDGLALCEAVKRSPAWRHIPVILVTASNKFEELVNGLNALADGYLNKPYNPNVLIQTVSTLLQRKAAGAIRPAQTSTTLPVTQGGKTYPLVADRARVFDFFSIALLNSSVQAQELEEREKKLKETNVQLARHIELLSASEERFRSLIAAVPDIVYKLDANGNFTFLNDAITRLGYDPGELVGQHFSTLVHPEDVPNASAELVLPRLSGSAAPNAPKLFNERRTKERMTVGLRVRLITKTHASVFGELCTIGSALVHVEVNSMGLYGETGQAERKFIGTVGVIRDITERLLFEEELNQAKEMAETASRAKSEFLSSMSHELRTPLNAIMGFSQLLDSPEAPLDDNQKQCLQYIVDGGKHLLRLIDDILDLAKIESGGNTLDIHSTDPAPLLKFALEASEKLARPRQVAVVAELPERLPNVMIDATRFRQVMLNLLSNAIKYNRPEGEVRLTAETRDGRLRVSVSDTGHGIPVERMPELFQPFNRLGFASSGIEGTGIGLVITKRLVESMGGEIGVDSDVGVGSTFWAEFPVDPTPELDIEDAEEVPSRDFIATLDPGRPVNILYVEDNPINALLMQRSLARVPGLVLHIRESAEEGIDFAHHHCPDLILMDVRLPGISGVDAVRILKSIPETCDIPVIAVTADAMLHDIRNARDAGFHAYLTKPIDLDTLYERLRDALPA; this is encoded by the coding sequence GTGACCAGAATCTACGTCGTCGAAGACAGCCCCTCCCAGGCGGCCGTCATGCGCCACCTCCTCGTCCAGGCGGGCTACGAGGTGGAAGTCTTCGGAAACGGCCGCGCCGCGCTCGACGCGCTCAACGGCCAGCCCGACCTGATCCTCTCCGACATCGCGATGCCGGTCATGGACGGCCTCGCGCTGTGCGAAGCGGTCAAGCGCTCGCCGGCGTGGCGGCACATCCCGGTGATCCTCGTCACCGCGTCGAACAAGTTCGAGGAGCTGGTCAACGGCCTCAACGCGCTCGCCGACGGCTACCTCAACAAGCCCTACAACCCCAACGTCCTGATCCAGACGGTCTCGACGCTGCTGCAGCGCAAGGCCGCCGGTGCCATCCGCCCCGCGCAGACGAGCACCACCCTGCCCGTCACGCAGGGCGGCAAGACCTACCCGCTCGTCGCCGACCGCGCTCGCGTGTTCGACTTCTTCTCGATCGCGCTGCTGAATTCGTCGGTCCAGGCGCAGGAGCTCGAAGAACGCGAGAAGAAGCTGAAGGAGACCAACGTCCAGCTCGCGCGCCACATCGAGCTGCTGTCGGCGTCCGAGGAACGCTTCCGCTCGCTGATCGCGGCCGTGCCCGACATCGTCTACAAGCTCGACGCGAACGGAAACTTCACCTTCCTCAACGACGCCATCACGCGCCTCGGCTATGACCCGGGCGAGCTCGTCGGCCAGCATTTCAGCACCCTCGTCCACCCCGAGGACGTGCCGAACGCCAGCGCAGAGCTCGTCCTCCCGCGCCTGTCCGGCAGCGCCGCGCCCAACGCGCCCAAGCTCTTCAACGAACGCCGCACCAAGGAACGGATGACGGTCGGCCTTCGCGTGCGCCTGATCACCAAGACTCACGCCTCGGTGTTCGGCGAGCTGTGCACGATCGGCTCGGCGCTCGTGCACGTCGAGGTCAACAGCATGGGGCTGTATGGCGAGACGGGTCAGGCCGAGCGCAAGTTCATCGGCACGGTCGGCGTCATCCGCGACATCACGGAACGGCTGCTCTTCGAGGAGGAACTGAACCAGGCGAAGGAGATGGCCGAGACCGCGAGCCGCGCGAAGTCGGAATTCCTGTCGTCGATGAGCCACGAGCTGCGCACGCCGCTCAACGCGATCATGGGCTTCAGCCAGCTTCTAGACTCGCCCGAGGCGCCGCTCGACGACAACCAGAAGCAGTGCCTGCAATACATCGTCGACGGCGGCAAGCACCTGCTGCGGCTCATCGACGACATCCTCGACCTCGCGAAGATCGAGTCCGGCGGCAACACCCTCGACATCCACTCGACCGACCCGGCCCCGCTGCTGAAATTCGCGCTCGAAGCCTCGGAAAAGCTCGCCCGGCCGCGCCAGGTCGCGGTCGTCGCCGAACTGCCCGAACGCCTGCCGAACGTGATGATCGACGCAACGCGGTTCCGCCAGGTCATGCTCAATCTGCTTTCGAACGCGATCAAGTACAACCGGCCCGAGGGCGAAGTCCGCCTTACCGCCGAGACGCGCGACGGACGCCTTCGCGTCAGCGTCTCCGACACCGGCCACGGCATTCCCGTCGAACGCATGCCCGAGCTCTTCCAGCCCTTCAACCGGCTCGGATTCGCCTCCAGCGGCATCGAGGGCACCGGCATCGGACTCGTGATCACCAAGCGGCTCGTGGAAAGCATGGGCGGCGAGATCGGCGTCGACAGCGACGTCGGCGTCGGCAGCACCTTCTGGGCGGAATTCCCCGTCGACCCGACGCCGGAACTCGACATCGAAGACGCGGAAGAGGTGCCTTCGCGCGACTTCATCGCCACGCTCGATCCGGGCCGGCCGGTGAACATCCTGTACGTCGAGGACAACCCGATCAACGCGTTGCTGATGCAGCGCAGCCTCGCCCGCGTTCCTGGCCTGGTGCTGCACATCCGCGAGAGCGCCGAAGAAGGCATCGACTTCGCCCACCATCACTGCCCGGACCTGATCCTGATGGACGTCCGCCTGCCGGGCATCAGCGGCGTCGACGCGGTCAGGATCCTGAAGTCGATCCCCGAGACCTGCGACATTCCCGTGATCGCCGTGACGGCCGACGCGATGCTCCACGACATCCGCAACGCCCGGGACGCCGGCTTCCACGCCTACCTGACGAAGCCGATCGACCTCGACACCCTCTACGAGCGCCTCCGCGACGCTCTACCCGCCTGA
- a CDS encoding HD domain-containing phosphohydrolase has product MKAWAPELTNARILIVDDESANVLLLEKLLKTQGCTRVTSTTDPRNALAIQCREPQDLILLDLRMPHMDGFDVMRALADMDPENLPPVLILTAQPDMPTRLRALDSGARDFITKPFECLEVLSRIRNMLQMRVLESRLKQQKEALEETVRARTCEVTETRLEVVRRLGRAAEYRDNETGLHILRMSKISANLARHAGLPASDCELILNASPMHDIGKIGIPDAILLKRGKLDAEEWKIMRTHTVIGAEILSGHDSELMNMARNIALSHHEKWDGTGYPHGIGSTDIPLAARVTAVADVFDALTSERPYKRAWPVEDALAEIHRMAGSHLDPQLVTLFHDTLPETLRVMQQHAEPVGETAIHVPEECTATADD; this is encoded by the coding sequence ATGAAAGCATGGGCCCCCGAACTGACCAATGCCAGGATCCTGATCGTCGATGACGAATCGGCCAACGTCCTGCTGCTCGAAAAGCTCCTCAAGACGCAAGGCTGCACTCGCGTCACCTCGACCACCGACCCGCGCAATGCACTCGCAATCCAGTGCCGCGAACCGCAGGACCTGATCCTGCTCGACCTGCGCATGCCGCACATGGACGGCTTCGACGTGATGCGCGCGCTCGCCGACATGGACCCCGAGAACCTCCCGCCTGTGCTGATCCTCACCGCCCAGCCCGACATGCCCACCCGCCTGCGCGCGCTCGACTCAGGCGCCCGCGACTTCATCACCAAGCCCTTCGAATGCCTAGAAGTGCTCTCCCGCATCCGCAACATGCTGCAGATGCGCGTGCTCGAAAGCCGGCTCAAGCAGCAGAAGGAGGCGCTCGAGGAGACGGTGCGCGCGCGCACCTGCGAAGTCACCGAGACACGTCTCGAAGTCGTGCGCCGGCTCGGGCGGGCCGCCGAATACCGCGACAACGAGACCGGCCTGCACATCCTGCGCATGAGCAAGATCTCGGCGAACCTCGCCCGCCATGCGGGACTCCCCGCATCCGACTGCGAACTGATCCTCAACGCCAGCCCGATGCACGACATCGGCAAGATCGGCATCCCCGACGCGATCCTGCTCAAGCGCGGCAAGCTCGACGCGGAGGAGTGGAAGATCATGCGCACGCATACGGTGATCGGCGCGGAGATCCTGTCCGGCCACGACTCGGAACTGATGAACATGGCGCGCAACATCGCCCTGAGCCATCACGAAAAGTGGGACGGCACGGGCTACCCGCACGGCATCGGCAGCACCGACATCCCGCTCGCCGCGCGCGTCACGGCGGTCGCCGACGTTTTCGACGCGCTGACTTCGGAGCGCCCCTACAAGCGCGCCTGGCCGGTCGAGGACGCGCTGGCGGAGATCCACCGCATGGCCGGCTCCCACCTCGATCCGCAACTGGTGACGCTCTTCCACGACACGCTGCCGGAAACGCTGCGCGTGATGCAGCAGCATGCCGAACCGGTCGGCGAAACGGCGATCCACGTGCCGGAAGAATGTACGGCCACGGCAGACGATTGA
- a CDS encoding SpoIIE family protein phosphatase, with translation MSSRLRILVVDDIEANRSLISRFVSTLGHEAVCASNGREAVDACREQLPDVALMDVMMPVMDGYAAAAEIRALCGTRWLPIIFLSAKSSETEQLEGLGIGDDYLTKPVSLAMLRAKIEVMRRIADMQAHIADNAARLAAYRDNNEQEQQFTRHILDHIVGYSDCLTGPLKRWIKPARHLSGDVIAQACSPTGTLHALIADSTGHGLAAAISVIPAIDTFYMMTRRGYDIGSIVREINNKLHGLLPANRFVAAAAVSIDRYRHQIEVWNGGIPTVLFVGADRGVAYEWPSRHPPLGILSDAEFEPCLENWHWSEQGEMLLCSDGLIDAENPAGEPFGRTRLLDAIAHNGGDDSFAAIVDAVTAHLGGRDNHDDLSLAAIACTGALHQPCNHSHPSIETPQFNASNWSLHLHFGAAEIREQAVQPLLTRWLNQLSLGANEFGELLLILNELCTNAIDHGLLRLDSALKQRPEGYEAFHRERSQRLAELQQGAIDVQFSQFIEGGKRLLQIRIADSGKGFDHARHTARTCQTNELPHGRGIALASRLASSLRYAGCGNEAIVDYALQD, from the coding sequence ATGTCTTCCAGACTACGCATCCTCGTGGTCGACGACATCGAGGCCAACCGCAGCCTGATCAGCCGCTTCGTGAGCACCCTCGGCCACGAAGCGGTGTGCGCGTCGAACGGCCGCGAGGCGGTCGATGCCTGCCGCGAGCAGTTGCCCGACGTGGCGCTCATGGACGTCATGATGCCGGTGATGGACGGCTACGCCGCGGCGGCCGAGATCCGCGCGCTGTGCGGCACGCGCTGGCTGCCGATCATCTTCCTGTCGGCGAAAAGCAGCGAGACTGAGCAGCTCGAAGGCCTCGGCATCGGCGACGACTACCTCACCAAGCCCGTCAGCCTCGCGATGCTGCGCGCCAAGATCGAGGTGATGCGCCGCATCGCCGACATGCAGGCGCACATCGCCGACAATGCCGCACGGCTGGCCGCGTATCGCGACAACAACGAGCAGGAACAGCAATTCACGCGGCACATCCTGGACCACATCGTCGGCTACAGCGACTGCCTCACCGGCCCGCTGAAACGCTGGATCAAACCCGCGCGCCACCTCTCCGGCGACGTCATCGCCCAGGCCTGCTCGCCCACCGGCACGCTCCACGCGCTGATCGCCGACAGCACGGGCCACGGGCTCGCCGCCGCGATCAGCGTGATTCCGGCGATCGACACCTTCTACATGATGACGCGCCGCGGCTACGACATCGGCAGCATCGTGCGCGAGATCAACAACAAGCTGCATGGCCTGCTGCCGGCAAACCGTTTCGTCGCCGCCGCCGCGGTGAGCATCGACCGCTACCGCCACCAGATCGAGGTCTGGAACGGCGGCATCCCCACGGTGTTGTTCGTCGGTGCCGATCGCGGCGTCGCCTACGAATGGCCCTCGCGCCATCCACCGCTCGGCATTCTCTCCGATGCCGAGTTCGAACCCTGCCTCGAAAACTGGCACTGGAGCGAACAAGGGGAAATGCTGCTGTGCTCGGACGGCCTCATCGACGCCGAAAACCCGGCCGGCGAACCCTTCGGACGCACGCGCCTGCTCGACGCGATCGCTCACAATGGCGGCGACGACAGCTTCGCGGCGATCGTCGATGCCGTCACCGCCCACCTCGGCGGTCGCGACAACCACGACGACCTCTCGCTCGCCGCAATCGCCTGCACCGGCGCGCTGCACCAACCCTGCAACCACTCGCATCCGTCGATCGAGACGCCGCAATTCAACGCCAGCAACTGGAGCCTGCACCTGCACTTCGGCGCGGCCGAAATCCGCGAACAGGCGGTCCAGCCCTTGCTGACGCGGTGGCTGAACCAGTTGAGCCTCGGCGCAAACGAATTCGGCGAACTGCTGCTGATCCTCAACGAGCTCTGCACGAACGCCATCGACCACGGCCTGCTGCGGCTCGACTCCGCACTCAAGCAGCGCCCCGAAGGTTACGAAGCCTTCCATCGGGAACGCTCGCAGCGCCTCGCGGAACTGCAGCAAGGCGCCATCGACGTCCAGTTCTCGCAGTTCATCGAGGGCGGCAAGCGCCTTCTCCAGATCCGCATCGCCGACAGCGGCAAGGGATTCGATCATGCCCGCCACACGGCCCGCACGTGTCAGACGAACGAGCTGCCGCACGGCCGCGGCATCGCGCTCGCAAGCAGGCTTGCCAGTTCGCTTCGTTACGCCGGATGCGGCAACGAAGCCATCGTTGATTACGCTCTGCAGGACTAG
- a CDS encoding STAS domain-containing protein: MTVRLTRQDNQAILAIHGRFDFSLHAEFRKCSEEALNLEDARQIVVNLSRVDYLDSSALGMLLLLREKAAGNARSEVVLSGARGMVKQVLEVANFGRMFRID, encoded by the coding sequence ATGACCGTGAGACTGACCCGCCAGGACAACCAGGCGATTCTCGCTATCCACGGGCGCTTCGATTTCAGCCTGCACGCCGAATTTCGCAAGTGCTCGGAAGAAGCGCTCAACCTTGAGGACGCTCGCCAGATCGTCGTCAATCTCAGCCGCGTCGACTACCTCGACAGCTCGGCGCTGGGCATGCTGCTCCTGCTGCGCGAGAAGGCCGCCGGCAACGCGCGCAGCGAGGTCGTTCTCTCCGGCGCCCGCGGCATGGTGAAGCAGGTGCTCGAAGTCGCGAATTTCGGCCGCATGTTCAGGATCGACTGA
- a CDS encoding chemotaxis response regulator protein-glutamate methylesterase — protein MTIKVLIVDDSALVRQVLREILSAQPGIEVVGTAADPIYARDLVKRLSPDVITLDIEMPRMDGLEFLGRLMRLRPMPVVMVSSLTERGSEVTLRALELGAVDYIAKPRMDIERGLSAYADELGDKIRAAATAKLRKRALAVSASHTADAILPAVADPITSTEKLMIMGASTGGTEALRDVLMRMPADAPAILVAQHMPPGFTQTFARRLDSICRVHVKEAEHGERILPGHCYIAPGHSHLLLARSGANYTVELNAGLPVNRHRPSVDALFRSAANCAGGNAVGVILTGMGKDGAAGLLEMRNRGAHTIAQDEASCVVFGMPREAIALGAAAEVAPLEEIAGRMLSRFARGAQRSIRV, from the coding sequence ATGACTATCAAGGTCCTGATCGTCGACGACTCCGCGCTGGTGCGCCAGGTGCTGCGCGAGATCCTCTCCGCACAGCCGGGGATCGAGGTCGTCGGCACCGCGGCCGACCCGATCTACGCGCGCGACCTGGTCAAGCGCCTGAGCCCGGACGTGATCACGCTCGACATCGAGATGCCGCGCATGGACGGCCTCGAGTTCCTCGGCCGCCTGATGCGGCTGCGGCCGATGCCGGTGGTGATGGTGTCGTCGCTGACCGAGCGCGGCTCGGAGGTCACGCTGCGGGCTCTGGAACTGGGCGCCGTCGATTACATCGCCAAGCCGCGCATGGACATCGAACGCGGCTTGTCGGCGTATGCCGACGAACTCGGCGACAAGATCCGCGCCGCGGCGACGGCGAAGCTGCGCAAGCGGGCGCTCGCGGTGTCGGCGAGCCACACTGCGGACGCGATCCTGCCGGCCGTCGCCGACCCGATCACCTCAACCGAAAAACTGATGATCATGGGCGCCTCGACGGGCGGCACCGAAGCCTTGCGCGACGTGCTCATGCGCATGCCGGCGGATGCGCCCGCGATCCTCGTCGCCCAGCACATGCCGCCGGGCTTCACCCAGACCTTCGCGCGGCGGCTCGATTCGATCTGCCGCGTGCACGTGAAGGAAGCCGAACATGGCGAGCGGATACTGCCGGGGCACTGCTATATCGCCCCCGGCCACTCGCACCTGCTCCTCGCCCGCAGCGGCGCCAACTACACGGTCGAGCTGAACGCAGGTCTGCCGGTGAACCGCCACCGGCCGTCTGTCGACGCCCTCTTCCGCTCCGCGGCCAATTGCGCCGGCGGCAACGCGGTCGGCGTGATCCTGACCGGCATGGGCAAGGACGGTGCCGCAGGGCTGCTCGAGATGCGCAATCGCGGCGCGCACACGATCGCGCAGGACGAAGCGAGCTGCGTCGTCTTCGGCATGCCGCGCGAAGCCATCGCCCTCGGCGCCGCTGCGGAAGTGGCGCCGCTCGAAGAAATCGCCGGACGGATGCTGTCGCGCTTCGCACGCGGGGCGCAACGCAGTATCCGCGTATAA
- the cheD gene encoding chemoreceptor glutamine deamidase CheD, whose translation MKRDFDTPPGPNRYFDPIFNIDAVKILPGDYHTTDREIVIVTVLGSCVSACIRDPLLGIGGMNHFMLPHERNDGATPVSSAACYGTYAMEVLINDLVKRGASRERFEVKLFGGGKVIKGFNVTNVGERNARFATEYMKLEGLKVAASDLLDDCPRKVYFFPRTGRVLVKKLRRLNNDTIARREEDYETRLARTRFGGDVELFS comes from the coding sequence ATGAAACGCGATTTCGACACGCCGCCCGGCCCCAACCGGTATTTCGACCCGATCTTCAACATCGATGCGGTCAAGATCCTGCCCGGGGACTACCACACGACGGACCGCGAAATCGTCATCGTCACCGTGCTCGGTTCCTGCGTGTCGGCCTGCATCCGCGACCCGCTGCTGGGCATCGGCGGCATGAATCACTTCATGCTGCCGCACGAACGCAACGATGGTGCTACGCCGGTCTCCTCGGCCGCGTGCTACGGCACCTACGCGATGGAGGTGCTGATCAACGACCTCGTCAAACGCGGTGCGAGCCGGGAGCGCTTCGAGGTGAAGCTCTTCGGCGGCGGCAAGGTGATCAAGGGTTTCAACGTCACCAACGTCGGCGAACGCAACGCGCGCTTCGCGACCGAATACATGAAGCTCGAGGGCCTGAAGGTCGCGGCGAGCGATCTCCTCGACGACTGCCCGCGCAAGGTGTACTTCTTCCCCCGGACCGGTCGCGTGCTCGTGAAGAAGCTGCGGCGCCTCAACAACGACACCATCGCGCGGCGCGAAGAGGATTACGAAACGCGCCTCGCCCGCACGCGCTTCGGCGGCGATGTCGAGCTCTTCAGCTGA
- a CDS encoding CheR family methyltransferase yields the protein MTPRPMPEVIDKEREFDYTDRDFARIRQLIYDHAGISLSEKKRDMVYSRIARRLRANALERFSDYLALLEQDDGREWEQFVNALTTNLTSFFREPHHFPVLAELARKRPKGLRVWCAAASTGEEPYSIAITLADAYGSNTPPARILATDLDTQVLTRARAGIYPLDRVEKLPAATLKRHFNRGTGRNEGLARVRPELRNLIEFDQINLLDPRWSVEGPLDAIFCRNVMIYFDKPTQRRILERFVPLLAPHGLLFAGHSENFHNAHDLFRLRGKTIYEPIRH from the coding sequence ATGACGCCCCGACCCATGCCGGAAGTGATCGATAAAGAGCGGGAGTTCGACTATACGGATCGCGATTTCGCGCGCATCCGCCAGCTCATCTATGACCACGCCGGCATCTCGCTGTCGGAGAAGAAGCGCGACATGGTCTACAGCCGGATCGCGCGACGCCTGCGGGCCAACGCGCTGGAACGCTTCTCCGATTACCTCGCGCTGTTGGAACAGGACGACGGGCGGGAGTGGGAGCAGTTCGTCAACGCACTGACGACGAACCTGACCTCCTTCTTCCGCGAGCCGCACCATTTCCCGGTGCTCGCCGAGCTCGCGCGCAAGCGGCCGAAGGGCCTGCGGGTGTGGTGCGCGGCGGCGTCGACGGGCGAGGAGCCCTACTCCATCGCGATCACGCTCGCCGACGCCTACGGCTCCAACACACCGCCCGCGCGCATCCTCGCGACCGACCTCGACACGCAGGTGCTGACGCGCGCGCGGGCGGGCATCTATCCGCTCGACCGCGTCGAAAAGCTCCCCGCGGCGACGCTGAAGCGCCACTTCAACCGCGGCACGGGGCGCAACGAAGGTCTCGCCCGGGTGCGGCCGGAGCTGCGCAACCTGATCGAATTCGACCAGATCAACCTGCTCGATCCGCGCTGGTCGGTCGAGGGGCCGCTCGATGCGATCTTCTGCCGCAATGTGATGATTTATTTCGACAAGCCGACGCAGCGCCGCATCCTTGAGCGCTTCGTTCCGCTGCTCGCCCCCCACGGTCTGCTGTTCGCCGGACACTCGGAGAACTTCCACAATGCCCACGATCTCTTTCGGCTGCGCGGCAAGACCATTTACGAGCCCATCCGGCATTGA
- a CDS encoding methyl-accepting chemotaxis protein — MKKLQSLKVSTRLAWLTGVAVIGLLLAVGVFLVQGKAQALKEKQDKTRNVVESAYSVLVHFNQLEKDGVLSREQAQKLAGETIRQMHYDGDEYFWINDMTPRTLYHGAKAELEGKDMSGLKDPNGKLLFVEFVRVVKDQGSGFVDYYWPKAGSQVPVPKISYVRGFAPWDWIIGSGIYIDELEAEFHQQVVKLAMMIVPILLVLGVLSLMIARSIARQLGGEPIYAAEAVHRIANGDLSMELQVRKGDTTSLLASLKTMQDSLRTTVDEVQTLVEAAATRGEFDVKVTAEGRKGFMLTLAEQLNQLSEITDKGLRDVMQVADALAHGDLTQTVDNDYPGLFGLTREGINTTVINLRKLVDEIKSSVDSINIASKEIAQGNQDLSQRTEEQASSLEETASSMEELTSTVKQNAENARHANQLANGASEAAGKGGVVVGEVVGTMRSINESSRKIVDIISVIDGIAFQTNILALNAAVEAARAGEQGRGFAVVASEVRSLAQRSAGAAKEIKALIDDSVEKVEKGSRLVEQAGSSMDEIVGSIRRVTDVMGEISAASIEQSSGIEQVNQAVTQMDEVTQQNAALVEEAAAAAEALEEQAQNLAQAVSVFKLDNKAPTGLSVVKGLVAGARRTAAAAPARAPERPAAPQVPVRPARKAIAAVPAGGPEDEWDEF, encoded by the coding sequence GTGAAGAAACTTCAGTCCCTCAAGGTCAGCACGCGCCTCGCCTGGCTCACCGGCGTCGCAGTCATCGGCCTGCTGCTCGCCGTGGGCGTCTTTCTCGTGCAGGGCAAGGCCCAGGCGCTCAAGGAAAAGCAGGACAAGACGCGCAACGTCGTCGAATCCGCCTATTCGGTTCTCGTCCACTTCAACCAGCTCGAGAAGGACGGGGTGCTGTCGCGCGAACAGGCGCAGAAGCTTGCCGGCGAGACGATCCGCCAGATGCACTACGACGGCGACGAGTACTTCTGGATCAACGACATGACGCCGCGGACCCTCTACCACGGGGCCAAGGCCGAGCTCGAAGGCAAGGACATGTCGGGGCTGAAGGACCCGAACGGCAAGCTGCTGTTCGTCGAGTTCGTCCGTGTCGTGAAGGATCAGGGCTCGGGCTTTGTCGATTACTACTGGCCGAAGGCCGGCTCCCAGGTTCCGGTCCCGAAGATCTCCTATGTACGCGGCTTCGCGCCCTGGGACTGGATCATCGGCTCGGGCATCTACATCGACGAGCTGGAGGCCGAGTTCCATCAGCAAGTCGTCAAACTCGCGATGATGATCGTGCCGATCCTGTTGGTGCTCGGCGTGCTGTCGCTGATGATCGCCCGCAGCATCGCGCGCCAGTTGGGCGGCGAGCCGATCTACGCCGCCGAGGCCGTCCATCGCATCGCCAATGGCGACCTGTCGATGGAACTGCAGGTCAGGAAGGGGGACACGACGAGCCTCCTCGCGTCGCTGAAGACGATGCAGGACAGCCTGCGCACGACCGTCGACGAAGTGCAGACGCTGGTCGAGGCGGCCGCGACGCGCGGCGAGTTCGACGTGAAGGTCACGGCCGAAGGCCGCAAGGGCTTCATGCTGACGCTGGCCGAACAGCTCAACCAACTCTCCGAGATCACCGACAAGGGCCTGCGCGACGTGATGCAGGTCGCGGACGCCCTCGCCCACGGCGATCTGACCCAGACCGTCGACAACGACTACCCCGGCCTCTTCGGCCTGACGCGCGAAGGGATCAACACGACGGTCATCAACCTGCGCAAGCTCGTCGACGAGATCAAGAGCTCGGTCGACTCGATCAACATTGCGTCGAAGGAAATCGCGCAGGGCAACCAGGACCTGTCGCAGCGCACCGAGGAGCAGGCCTCCAGCCTCGAGGAAACCGCCTCCAGCATGGAAGAGCTGACCTCGACCGTGAAGCAGAACGCCGAGAACGCGCGCCACGCGAACCAGCTCGCCAACGGCGCGAGCGAAGCCGCCGGCAAGGGCGGCGTGGTGGTCGGCGAAGTGGTCGGCACGATGCGGTCGATCAACGAGTCCTCGCGCAAGATCGTCGACATCATCTCAGTGATCGACGGCATCGCCTTCCAGACCAACATTCTCGCACTGAACGCCGCGGTGGAAGCGGCCCGCGCCGGCGAACAGGGCCGCGGCTTCGCGGTCGTCGCCTCCGAAGTGCGCAGCCTCGCGCAGCGCAGCGCGGGTGCGGCCAAGGAGATCAAGGCGCTGATCGACGACTCGGTCGAGAAGGTCGAGAAGGGCTCGCGTCTCGTCGAGCAGGCGGGCAGTTCGATGGACGAGATCGTCGGCTCGATCCGCCGCGTCACCGATGTGATGGGCGAGATCTCGGCGGCGTCGATCGAGCAGAGCTCGGGCATCGAGCAGGTCAACCAGGCCGTCACGCAGATGGACGAGGTGACGCAGCAGAACGCCGCGCTGGTCGAGGAAGCCGCCGCCGCCGCCGAGGCGCTGGAGGAGCAGGCGCAGAACCTCGCGCAGGCGGTGAGCGTGTTCAAGCTCGACAACAAGGCTCCGACGGGTCTCAGCGTCGTGAAGGGTCTGGTCGCCGGCGCCCGCCGTACCGCGGCCGCTGCACCCGCGCGCGCGCCGGAACGCCCCGCCGCGCCGCAGGTGCCCGTCCGTCCCGCACGCAAGGCAATCGCCGCCGTCCCTGCGGGCGGCCCGGAAGACGAGTGGGACGAGTTCTGA
- a CDS encoding chemotaxis protein CheW, with the protein MTASPSSELSPHAGDELLTFTLGSEEYGIDILKVQEIRGYDAVTRIVNAPDFIKGVINLRGVIVPIVDMRIKFRLSEPTYDAFTVVIILNVAGRVVGMVVDGVSDVITLGQDQLKAAPEFGATVDTRFVLGLATIDERMIIVVDIERLMTSEDMELVEAAAA; encoded by the coding sequence ATGACGGCAAGCCCATCGTCCGAACTGTCGCCGCACGCCGGCGACGAACTGCTGACCTTCACGCTCGGCAGCGAGGAATACGGCATCGACATCCTCAAGGTGCAGGAGATCCGCGGCTACGACGCCGTGACCCGCATCGTGAATGCGCCCGACTTCATCAAGGGGGTGATCAACCTGCGCGGCGTGATCGTGCCGATCGTCGACATGCGGATCAAATTTCGCCTGAGCGAGCCGACTTACGACGCCTTCACGGTCGTGATCATCCTGAACGTCGCCGGGCGCGTCGTCGGCATGGTCGTCGATGGCGTCTCGGACGTGATCACGCTCGGCCAGGACCAGTTGAAGGCAGCGCCCGAATTCGGCGCAACGGTCGATACCCGCTTCGTGCTCGGCCTCGCCACGATCGACGAACGGATGATCATCGTCGTCGACATCGAGCGCCTGATGACGAGCGAGGACATGGAACTCGTGGAAGCGGCGGCCGCCTAG